A region of the Desulfobacter postgatei 2ac9 genome:
GCAAAGCGCAACAGCGAGGTGCAAAACCATGATAAAGCTGACCGCCATCCAAATTTGTTTTTGTCGACTCAAAATTTAACTCCTTGTTTTAAAAGATAATTGGTTGTGTGTACGGCCGTTTTGCCGACTGGATCAAGATTGAGAAAGGCTAAGTCCTTTTGGGTATCAATGTCCCGCCACACGGGCAGAGTACAGTGTGACACATGATGATCTTTACATCTGTTCAGGGTCAGATCAAATACCTGGTCGGTTCCCCAGGGGATACCGTGAAATATCCGGGGGGTAAATCCTTTGGCCGTAAACCCGATCAGATAATATCCGCCATCATGACTTGGGCCGATGGCCGCACTGCACTGCTCCAGAGCCTTAAAGGCCGTATCAAGTATCTGAGATGGCAGATCCGGTAAATCAGACCCGATGAGAACGGCCCTTTCATATCCGGCGGTAAAGGTGTCGGCAAGGGCATTTTCCATTTTTTTTCCCAGGGTGGTGCCCTTTTGGGGGAAAAGATCCAAATCCTCTCCCAGCCAATCCCTGATATGATGAATGGCGTTTTCCGGGTAATAGTAGACCCGCAACGCCCAGGGAGTTGATCGAACCATATCCAGAATATCCATCACAAAGCAGCGGTATAACGCCAGGGCTGCTGTGTCTCCCACACCCTTTGCAAGGCGCGTCTTGACCCGGCCTTTTTCCGGGGATCTGATGAAAATGATGACAGCGTTATTTTTTGTCATCTTCACACAGGGTTGTCCTCTATGATATCGATCTGTATCCATGGTGTGTACTCCCATTGTGATTGTGCAAGTATCAAGATTCAAAAAATAATTATTTACGCTGCCAGGCCAAAAACCGTTCAACAATCCCTATCGCGGTTTTCGGCATCCGGGATCTTTTCCAGACACCCGCAGCAAATCGGCCGGACTCTGCCAGGGTCGGGTAAATATGGATGGTGCCAAGGATTTTATTAAGTCCGATATTGTATTTCATGGCCAAAATAAATTCATGGATCAAATCTCCGGCATGGGACCCCACAATGGTCACCCCCAGGATTTTGTCTTTTTGGGGAACGGTCAGCACTTTGACAAATCCCCGGGCTTCGGAGTCGGCAATGGCCCGGTCCAGATCGTCAATCCCGTAGCGGGTCATCTCGTAGGGAATATGGGCGGCAAGACAATCTTTTTCGTTCATTCCTACCCGGGCCACTTCGGGATCGGTAAACGTACACCAGGGGATCACCCTGTAGTCTGCCGTGAATTTTTTAAAAGACCCGAACAATGCGTTTACAGAGGCATACCAGGCCTGATGAGCGGCCACATGGGTGAATTGATAAGGGCCGGCAACATCACCGGCCGCATAAATATTGGGCATGGTGGTCTGCAGCCATTTATTGGTTTTAATGGTACCATTGGGGTTGAGCGCCACCCCCAGTTTTTCCAGCCCAAACCCTTGGGAATTGGCCACACGGCCCAAGGCAATCAAAAGGGCGTCAAACCGAACGGGCACTTCTTGTCCATCCGAATTTCGGGTACAGATCAGTTTTTTTTCGTCATTGTCCACCCGGATCTCCTTTGTCGTGTGCCCGGTGAGGACCCGAATGCCCTCCTGGATGAAGGTCTCTTGGATGAAATCGGACACATCGTCATCTTCCCGGCCCATGATCCGGACAGCTCTGCCTACCAGGGTAACCTGGGCACCTAAACGGGCAAAGGCCTGGCTGATTTCGCACCCGATGGGACCGCCCCCCAGCACCACCAGCCGTTGGGGTAAATCTCTCAAAGACCAGACCGTATCAGAGGTGAGATACTGCACCTGGTCAAGGCCGGGGATGGCCGGAACCATCGGCCGGGCGCCCGTTGCCACGACAATGCTGCGGGTGGTGATGACTTTACCGTTCACCTCAATTTTATATGGGGAGATAATATGGGCCTCGCCCCGGATGCAATCGACCCCGAGTTGGGTATACCGCTCCACAGAATCATGGGGTTCTATTTTTTTGATGATCTGTTCCACCCGCTCCATGACCGTTTTAAAATGGAAGTCAATATGGGTATGTTCAAAACCAAACTCCTTGGCCCTTTTGGCATACGAGAGCATTTTTGCGCTGCGCAGCAAGGCTTTGCTGGGCACACACCCGGTGTTCAGGCAATCTCCCCCCATTTTGTCCTTTTCCACCAATGCCACACCCGCCTTCACAGCCGCTGCAATATAAGAGGTCACAAGACCTGCGGAACCGGCACCGATAACCACCAGGTTGTAGTCAAATTTTGAAGGCTTGGAAAATTTTGCCATGACCCGCCGGTTTTTCAAAAAGCCTGTGAACGCCCTTGCCATCCAGGGGAAAAGTCCCAAAATGGCAAAGGAAGCGAGCAATGGAAAGGAGAGAATCCCGGATGCGCTTTCCACCTGGGATAACCGGGTGCCGGCATTGATGTAAGCAAGGGTCCCTGGAAGCATGCCCAGCTGACTTACGATGTAGAATATGCCCGTTTTAATGGGGGTCAGTCCCATGAGAAGGTTGATGACAAAAAAGGGAAACACCGGCACCAGGCGCAGGGTGAAAAGATAAAAGGGACCGTCGGTTTCAATTCCCTCATTTATTTTTTTGAGCCGGTCGGAAAATCGATCCTGGATGTACGCCCTTAACAGAAATCGGGACGCAAGAAAGGCCAGGGTCGCACCGATGGTGCTGGCAAAGGAGACAATGATTGTGCCGGTCCAAAGCCCAAACACGGCACCGCCTGCCAGGGTCATCACCACGGCTCCCGGAAGTGAGAGGGCCGTTATAACGATATAGACCGCCGCATAGATGAAGATGGTTAGAGTTGTGTTTTCGACATAAACATGTTCCATGGCGGCCTGTTGGGATTTAAGAGCCTCGAAGGTCAGGTGCCGGTGAAGATCCAATGAAAAAAACAGGATAACGCCCAGGATAAATGTTCCAAGAATGAGTACCTTAAAGAATTTTTGATTCATTTTCAGTAGTGTCCGGTTAGGTTTCTGAATGTAGCCATTTTTAGTCAAACATAACACCAAGGTCACTGGGTCTGACTCCTTTGGGGCCGGTTTTCTTTTTTTCAGTACCCGATCCGTTTGGCTTCAAGGCTCGTGATAAAGCTCTTTTCACCAAGGGGACGGGCAGTTATCCCATGCTTTTGTAGTGGAGTTATCTTATTTAAGAATGAAAAAACCAGCCCTGGGTACTTTAATATGGACAGCTAATCCATTCTTGGCGTGAATCGGCATCTGTCTGCCGATCTGGCCTGCATCAGTCGAGTAAAGACATGTCAGTGCCGTATTTCCCTCATGAATAGCGCTGTCGATGGTTATCCACACGGAAATATCTTTATTGGGATCTGTATTTATTCCGCACACGAACTCCTGTTCGGAAAAAATTCTTGACCAGGCGACAACCCATTTGAGCTCGTTGTTAATGGGTTGCGGGTAAAAGAAATCAACGCCGGTATGGGAAACCTGACGCAGGAACTGCCTTCCCCGACGTAAAGCGATGTTTTCCTTTTTGCCGCGTATTGCACAGACACGTTGGATAAAGGCAAATATTTCGTGGGTTTCATTGAAAAAGTGTTTGCCGGTGCTTTGCAGTGAACCAAAGTTACCGCCAAACATACATTCCCGCAAAAAGACGTCACTGAAGTTTTTATCGTCCTTTCTTTGATCCGCACCGTTGAATCCCTGTTCGGTGCCATAATAGAGACAAGGGATACCGATGCTGGTAAGGTTGAGTCCGAGAGCCGGCCGGAGCAATTGATAACTTTCCATCGAATCACCGCAAAACCGGTATTTATGATCTACGCCAACCTGATCGTGATCGTCGAACATGGTTACCACGTGTTTGGCATACCACTGGTGGGTGTTCTTGTCGTCCTGAAGACTGTTCCTGAACAAATCGAAATATCCTTCCTGATCAAGGGTTTCCGGGTTGCCTGGGCTTCGTTTTCCTTTTGCCAGGTTTTCGAGTTTGTCAGGAATATCATTGATCCCCAGTGCGGCGTCGAGGCCTGTATAATTGATAATATTGAAGGCGTTGGATCGTCCGCCAGTCACCTCACCAATCAAGTAAAAATTCTCCTTGCCCAGTGATTGGGCATATTCGTGAATTACATTGGCGAATATACGAACCGCGCCGGGTTCCATGTGTTTTACTGTGTCGATCCGGTAGCCGTCAATATCGGCATAGCCGATCCAGAATTTATAGATATCACACAGGTAGTTGAAGCCCGGAGCGCCTTGAAAGGAATCAATTCGTTTTTTCAGATCCCAGGCCATTGCCGGGTCCTTGATTGCGGAACCATGTTCGATCTCCTTCAATTCACAAAAATCGCCTTCAATATATTCCGGAAAAGCATCCCAGGATCTAATTTCTCCTTTACGGGTCCAAATCTTTTGATCCTGGAATTCTATGGGCCAGACCGCTGAGGTCGGCCATTCAGATTCATGGGATGATGCCATATCAAGATAACCGCCGCCATCTTTGCGATAGCCTTCCACAGGCCATACCTGCCCCTGGTAATAATAATAGCGGTCTCCTCCTTTGTAGGCAAAAATATCCCCGGCATGGTTGAGGATGATATCGAGTATGATCCTGATGCCCTTATCATGGGCTGCCTCAACTAACTCCTTAAGATCCTCTCTGCTGCCATAGCGGGGATCTATATTGAGGAAATTAAATGTTCCGTAGCCATGATAGCTTCCGCTTTGGGGAAGCTGTTCAAATATGGGGTTGAGCCATAAGGCGGTTATCCCCATGCGTTTCAAATAGCCGAGTTTATCCTCAATTCCCTTGATATGTCCGCCGCACCAGGTTTTTCCGGCATTGAACCAAGTTTCCCGATCAGCTTTCCAGGCATCGTTCTGGAGATTGAACAGAGGGGTTGTTCTTAAAGCGGACTTTTGAACCGGATTTCCATCTATATCGTTAAACCCCCCAAATTCTTTGCCATTGGAAAATCGATCGACAAAGAGAAAATAGAGTACCTCGTCTTCCCATGCAATTGGAGACGGATAGTAAGTTCTACCTTGTTTCAATGTATTCCAATTGATTTCTCCCAGACTTTTTTCAATATGCGTATTAATCATACTCGCCTCCTTTGATAGGTGATTACAATGACAATCCTATTATTAAAATTTTTCGGATACTTTCGCCCTGGTCTTGCAGGTTTAATAGTTGTACACAGTTCTGCCTTAGGTGAATGACATTGACTGATAGAGAGGACAAATATGATTTAGCCAAATTCAGTTATGTTGTTTGGGGACTTTTTTATAGATTATTGATGTTTTTGTCCTCAAAAAAAGAATTATAACCTTGATCTGGAATGTTTGGGGTCAGATGTTTGGGGGTCAGACCCTGATTATCGCTCTTGAAAAGCATTTAAAGTCAATAATTAAGGTCTGACCTCATCATGTCGATAAATAAGTGAGCTGTCCCCCCCCCCCCCCCCCGATTCATAAGCCAATTTAAAAAATTAAAAAGGCCACTCTGGATTCCCGGTCGAGTGTGAAACAAATGGTCGGCATTTTTTTACTCGTATCCACCGCTTTCATTTGTAATTTTTGGATGTTGTCCTTGTCTCGGGTATACATGAAGTTTTAACCCGCTTGAGCATTTAATGCAAAAATATCCATCAGAGTTCAATTCGTCTTTTGAAACCACCTCTTCGCAGTCCCACCCATAAGTATTAACAGCATGCCAAGCTAAATCAGCTTTCGTTAAATTTACGCTTGTCGTCGCTTTTCGGATGTCAATGTCATATGATGATTCAATTGCTTTTGTTGGTTCTTTTATTTTCTCTACATGATCTTCACAAGATGTTAATAACAAAATCATTGTGAGTATAAATAAGATTCTAATTGACATGATGATCATATTCTCCTCCACTTTGAATACCAACGGACTGCTCTCTTGCAGGTGTGTAGCGGCAGCGGAGCACCTGTTCGCGTAAAGCATGATGTTGGGTAATCAGTTATTTTACTTGGCTCACAACGCCATTTTTAATCGTAATAAGCCCATCCATTGATTCTGATTTTGTGGAGCCTATGCAGATTACCCGTATATTTACAGTCCCGTCATCTGATGCGTATGCATAGCTTCCAGAGCAGGGTTTAGGTAAATCCCTAAGAAATTTTTCGGCCCGCGCTACATCTGAAGAATTTGCTTTATGAGCATCCAGAAATTTGGTCGAAGCAAATACACTCGTAGCTGTAAACAATACCAAACAAAAAATCAAAATTTTGAAACGCATTTCTCACCTCTCTTAATTTTAAAAGCCCAATAGTTAATTAGGCATAATGGGGGCCAATATGGTAATGTGCGGATTCTGTTTATTCCTTTTATAATTTACAATTCAGTCTTCATTTTTCCAAAGTAAAATGGGCTCCCGGTTTTAAAATTAGAACGATTTAAGCGATTACACCCGGTCATTACAAAAACAGAATCAAGATAAAATAGAGATTACCCCCCCCCAATTGATTTCGTATCACTAACCAGGATAAATGTCTATCAGGGAAACCCCTATTTTTTGATGTTTTTAGGATAAATGGGGTGAGAGCAAAATTAAATAGGTGGGGACTTCGCGATTATTAATGGAGATTTCCGAAGTGTAGAAGACTAATGACCTTGCAAGCGTTTTACACAAATTTTACACAGCTGTCTTGCAATCTTTTTCCGGGTCAACTATATGGGCTCCATGAGTTTAAAACGTGTAGATATTGCCGTGGTCGGCATGTCCGGTATTTTCCCCGGTGCCCGTGATATTCGGCAGTTCATTGCCAATGTCATGGCAAAAAAATCAAGTGTAATCCAGGTTCCCCCAGACCGGTGGGGTGTGTCCGCTGACATCATGGTGGACAACCGCGCCGGCACGCCGTTGCCGGATAAGGCCCGCAGCAGGTTTGCAGGGCTGATTTCCCAATCGGTGTTTAATCCTTCCGATTTTGATTTTTGCGGGGCGGATATGGGCGGGCATGGTCTGGATAATGATTTTTTCCATGCCCTGGACCCGGTTCACCATTTAGCCCTTGCCGCCGGCATTGATCTTATGGCCAATGCCCGGCTTTCCAAAGCAAACCGGGCGCGCACAGGGATTGTGCTGGCTGCCATTGCCCTGCCCACACCGGGCGCATCGCGGCTGACCCGAGATCTTTTTTTGGCGCCAAATCCTGCAATGCCCTCCCGGGAACAAGCCTGGGGCGCCGGCATGCTGTCGGCGCCTGCGTCAATTCTGGCAAGGCTGTTGGGCTTGGCCGGCGGCAGTTTTACCCTGGATGCCGCCTGTGCATCTTCTTTGTTTTCCATAAAGCTTGCCTGCGAACAACTGCTCTCCGGAAGGGTGGACGCCATGGTGGCCGGCGGGGTATCCCGGCCCCAGTCCCTCTACACCCAGGTGGGATTTACCCAGCTCCAGGCCCTGTCGCCCACGGGCCGGTGCGCTCCCTTTGACCGGGATGCCGATGGTCTGGTGGTGGGGGAGGGTGCAGGCCTGGTCCTGCTTAAACGCCTGAACGATGCCCTGGCCTGCCAGGACACCATCCACGCCGTGATTAAAGGATGGGGGGTGAGCAACGATATTGAAGGCAACCTGGTGGCTCCGGCCAGTGAAGGTCAGGTCCGGGCCATGACCGGTGCCTTTGACATGGCCGGTTGGTCTTTTGATGATATCCAGTACATGGAGTGCCACGGTTCCGGAACCCCCAAGGGGGATCAGGTGGAAGTCCACAGTATCATGCAGATGCGTCAAAAATATCAGTGCATGGATACCGCCTTATCCATTGGTTCGGTAAAGTCCAATATCGGCCATCTGCTGACCGGTGCCGGCGCTGCCGGATTCATTAAAACGATTATGGCCATGAACCAGCTGCTGCTGCCGCCATCCAACAATTTCAATGCGCTGCCTGATGACTCCCCTTTTAAGAATAGCGGTGTCAGGGTCCAGGATCACCCTTCTGCCTGGATACCTGCCCGCGACGGCCGGCCTTTGCGGGCCGCAGTATCCGCCTTTGGGTTTGGCGGCATCAATGCCCAGATTCTTGTGGAATCTTTTAAGGCTCAATCACGTCCTCATGCGGTGGGTGTTACACCTGCCTCGGCCCCAAAAAGCGTTCCCTGTGCCATTGTGGGTATGGGGCTGATATCAGGTGGTGCGGAGTGCCTTGGGGATTTTTCCAAGCTTATTTTGGGCGAAAAATCCACTGTAGGCCGATCTGGAGAAAGCCGATGGCGCAGGTTTGATCATCTGCCCCCTGAAGTCCGCAGGGGGTTAACGTTGTTCATGGATGATCTGAGCATTGATCTCAAAGATTTTAATATCCCCCCCAACCAGATGAGCCAGATTTTGCCCCAGCATCTGATGATGCTCAAAGCAGCCCTGGCAGCCCTGGCAGATGCCGGTATCTCTGCCAAACCGGATGCGTCACAACCACCCCGGGTAAACATGGGCTGTGCCGTGGGCATTGAATTTGATTTCGGGGCTACGGACTACCATTTAAGGTGGCAAATTCAGGGGCAAAAAAAAGGTGTATCCAGTGACCTGCTGGACACCGTCGGGCCGTCACTCAATTTTGGTTCAACACTGGGTGCCCTTGGGGGCATTGTGGCCTCCCGCCTGGCCCGGGCATTTAAACTGGGCGGCCCCTGCTTTACCCTCTCTGCGGATGCAGCTTCGGGAGTAACGGCCATTGATATTGCCGTTAAATCCCTGTCCACAGGCGAGACTGACACCTTTTTATGTGCAGCCGTGGATCTTGCCGCTGACATCAGAAGCTTTACCCGGGATCTGGTTTTGAGCGGCACGGACCCCATGGCCCTGCCTTCGGAAGGGGCTGTGGCCATGGTACTCAAACCCCTGGATGCGGCGCAAAGGGATAATGATCGGATTTATGCCGTGATCAATGGTGTGGCAGGTGCCGGCGGCGCTGCACTTGCCGGGGAAACCGGTGAGCAGGCCCATGTCTCACGGTCAACGGCTGTCCAAAATTCTTTACAAAAGGCTCTGGATCATGCCGGTATGGATTTAAAGGATATCGGGCTTGGTGCAGTGACGCACAGTGCGTCTCACTTTCTGGGGGCAGGGGAGGTCTGCCCACTTGACAATGCTTTGCCGATTTTCTGTCCGTCTGCTTTGTCCGGGCATACCGGGGCTGCCGCAGGCCTTTTTACCGTTACGGCTGCAGCATTGTGTCTTTACACCCGAAAATTTCCCGCGCCTTTGCACAAGTTACCCGGCGTTCCCAAGACAGCTGTGGCAGGATGCCTGACCCGGGATGGTATTGCAGGGCATGTTATCTTGTCAGGCTGCCATCATTCAGGGCCAGGTGCCGACACCTGTCAGGCTGCGCAGACCCGGGAGAAAAACGGGCATACATCCACCTGCATAAGGATTCCTGTGACCCGTCCGCCTTTTCCCAGGGCCTTGATTGCCAACGAGGCTTTTGAACCCGCCCGGCAGGAAACTTCTTTTGATCTCTGCACTGAGCCGCCCAATATGCCACTGCCATTTCCCTGTGACACACTCCCGGGACTGCTGGCCCATACCCAGGAGATTACGGCCAGAGCCCATGAGCGCTTCCTGGAATTATCCGCCCAAAACACCCAGGCCATGGCTGAACAGCTTGCCGCTATTGCCGGTGCAATGCCAAATGGCCGGAATCCGTCAATGGATCTGGAACCGGTCTTTGCGCCCCAGGATATTTCCAAGATTCCCGACCTGTTTATGGACCGGGACCAATGCCTTGAATTTGCCGTGGGAAAAGCCGGAAACGTGCTGGGTCCCGATTTCGATATCATTGACACCTACCCGGTCCGGGTGAGGTTGCCGGATGAACCGTTGATGCTGGTGGACCGGATTATATCCGTGCATGGCGAAAAACTCTCCTTAACGTCCGGAAAAGTGGTCACCCAGCATGATGTGCATGAAAATGCCTGGTACCTGGACGGTGGCAAAGCCCCGGTCTCCATCTCCATTGAAGCGGGCCAGGCCGATCTTTTCCTTTGCTCCTGGCTGGGCATAGACCATGTGGTCAAAGGAAAACGCAAATACAGGCTGCTTGATGCCAAGGTGACCTTTCACCGCAGCCTGCCCGTGCCTGGTGAAACCATTGAATACCACATTGAGATAGACCGCTTCTTAAGGCAGGGGGAGATCTATCTTTTCTTTTTTCACTACCAGGGATATATTAATCAGCTGCCTTTTATCTCCATGCGGGATGGATGCGCAGGCTTTTTTACCGAACAGGAGGTGGAAAATTCCGGGGGCATTATCCTGAAAAAAGAAGATAAGGAAATGAATCTGCCGGGACCGCCGCCTGCATGGTTTGCCCCGGTGAAAAGGTTAAGCCTGAATGATTCGCAGGTGGATGCACTTCGCACAGGGGATCTTGAAGCAGCGTTCGGCACGGATTTTAAAGGAAAGCGCACCGGAAGAGACCAATGGCTGCCCGGCGGGCCCATGCGCCTGATCCACCGGGTGCTTGATTTGGACCCCGGAGGCGGTCGGTTCGGTATGGGCCGGATTATTGCCCAGGCGGATATCCATCCCGATGACTGGTTTCTGACCTGCCATTTCATTGATGACATGGTGATGCCGGGCACCCTGATGTATGAGTGTTGTGCGCATACCCTGCGGGTCTTTGTCCAGCGAATGGGCTGGGTGCTGCCCCATGACCACGTCTGTTATAATGTGCTGGAGAAAAACGAGAGTGATTTGAAGTGCCGGGGGCCTGTGATCCGTGCCACGAAAAAAGCCCTTTACGATATTGAAATAAAAACAATCGGGTATGAACCCCAGCCTTTTGTGACGGCGGATGCTCATATGTTTTCAGATGATCTTGAGATTGTATTTTACAAGGATATGGGAATGAAACTTGAAGGGGCGACTCGCCTGGATCTTGGGGCGTACTGGAGGAAAGCATGAAGTACGACAAGGTGTTTATTGAATCCTTTGGATATGAGCTGGCACCCCACATCGTGACCAGTCGGGAAATTGATGAAAAACTCGCCCCTTTTTTTGAGGCTGTGGGATTTGTGCCGGGCCAGCTGGAGGCTTTAACCGGCATCCGGGAGCGCCGGTACTGGGATGAGGACCATACCCTGGCCGAACATGCGGCTGTGGCAGGGAAGCGGGCCCTGGATGAAGCAGGTATCAGTCCCAAAGAACTGGGGGCCCTGTGTTTCTGCGGGGTGTGCCAGGACGGGTTTGAACCGGCTACATCCTGTGCGGTGGCAGACAAGATCGGGGTGGGGCCGCGGACCCATGTATATGATGTAAAATCTGCCTGCCTTGGCATGATTACGGGCATGGTTCATGTGGCCAATGAGATTCAGCTCGGGCATATTAAAGCAGGACTGGTGGTCTCCTGCGAGTCGGCCCGGCAGATTGTGGACGCCACCATTGAAGAGATTAACACCCATAAAAGCATTGATTTTTACAGAGAAGCTGTGGCTACCATGACCGGCGGCTCCGGGGCTGCGGCAATTCTGCTCACCGACGGAACCCTGGGCAAATCCTCGACCCAGCGCCATGCGGTCAAAGGCGGGGTGGTGAACAATGCCATCCGTCACTGGGCGCTTTGTTCCTGGGGATTTGAAGATAAGGGGATGCCTACGGATTCAAGGGTGATCATGCGTACCAATGCCCAGAAAGTGCTTGACCACGGCGTGGAACTGGTCGTGGAAACTTATGAATTGTTCCGCAAAGAGTTCAATTTGCCTGCGGATAAACCGGATAAAATAGTTGGTCACCAGGTGGGGGAGGGCCATCACAATAGATTTTATACGGCCATGAATATTGACCGGAAAAAGGATTTTTCAACCTTTCCTTTCCTGGGAAATGTGGGCTCCGTGTCCCTGCCGATTTCGGCGGCCATTGCCGATGAACGCGGGTTTTTTGTGCCAGGAGATTTTGTGGTATTTGTGGGGGTTGGGTCCGGACTTAACTGCTATTTTCTGGGGGTGGAATGGTAACAAGAATTATCAACGGGCAGCGGACTTCCACCACAGGGTTTGAGCGCCTTTATCCATTTGGACCCCATTATGCCAGGATTAACGGGCATCAAATGCATTATGTGGATCAGGGAAAAGGCAGGCCTGTACTCATGGTCCACGGCAACCCCACCTGGTCCTTTTATTTTCGTCATCTGATCAGAGGATTGTCCGGCCGTTTCAGGACCATTGCCCCGGACCACATCGGGTGCGGATTTTCAGATAAGCCTTCGGCGAAAACTTATGATTACACCCTGGATCAACGGGTGTCGGATCTGGATGCCCTGATCCGCCGGCTGGATATCAATGAAAAAATATCGCTGATCGTCCATGATTGGGGTGGGATGATCGGGCTTTCCTGGGCCCTGGACAATCTGGAACGGGTGGACAAAATTGTTATCACCAATACCTCGGGATTTTTTCTGCCGGCTTCCAAACGCTTGCCGGCAGCGCTTTGGATCATTAAATATCTTTTTCCCTTTGCCGTGCCTGCTGTTTTAGGCGCCAACATATTTGCCCGGGGTGCCTTATATCTTGCCGCCGAAACCCGGCTGTCCCAATCCGTGAAAAAAGGTCTTGTTGCCCCATACAACAGTTGGCAAAATCGCATTGCCACCTTAAAATTTGTCCAGGATATACCGATAACAGCAAAAGACAGAAGTTATGCCAGGGTTCAAAAAGTCGATCAAGGCCTTTGCGCCCTTGACCCGGATCGGTTAATGTTTTTATGGGGAACCCGGGATTTTGTTTTTGATATTCACTTTCTTGAGGAATTTAAAAACAGATTTCCCCGAACCTCTGCCCATGTATTTGAGGATGCCGGTCATTACCTGTTCGAAGATAAGCCCGGTCCATGCCTTAAATTGATTCAAAAATTTTTGTCCTGACATTTTCTTCTTTTTTAGATTTTGACTTTCAGCCCCATTCCGGATAAATTGGGACCGGGTAAATATTAGGTGCTATGGGACTATTAAAAAAGAAAAAAAAAGATGAGTCGTCGGAACCGATCGAACAGGCCCAGGGCAAAGATGGCGGTGATCCCAAGGCCGCTAAAGCCAAACCTAAAAATAAAGGTTTGTTCAAAAAGCTGATTATTCTTCTGCTCATTTTGGGAATACTTGGCGGGGGCGGATTCTTTGTGTACACCAAATTTTTAAGTTCTGATAACCAAAACGACCTGGGTTATCAACCTGGAACCCTTACCCATGTCTCCCTGCCCGGGGAGATACTCGCCTTTTGTTTTGCCCGTATGCCCGACCTTTACGATGCCCTGGTGGCATTTAACGGTGAAATGGATTTGTTTGAGGCTGAAATTGCCCGTATTGATGCAGTGGCCACCAAATATCCGGATCAAAAGAAAATTGCCGACGGCCAAAAAAAAATATGGGAAAAGGGAAAGGATTCTTTAAAAAAAACTTTTGAAAAGTTGGAAAAACCCATTAAAGAAACCTTTGTATTGTTCCAGGTCAACCAGGCTGCGGGACAGGAAAAAATTGATCAAACTGCTGAACAGATGATTCTGGACGCCGGTGACGCCCTGAAAAAAGCCCAAGAACAGACAGCCCCGCTGAAGAACGCCATGCCCAAGGCCCCCGAAGGCATGGTCAAAGGAACCCTGTATAAAATAAAAAAAATGTTCTTATGACACGCTATACAAA
Encoded here:
- a CDS encoding alpha-amylase family glycosyl hydrolase encodes the protein MINTHIEKSLGEINWNTLKQGRTYYPSPIAWEDEVLYFLFVDRFSNGKEFGGFNDIDGNPVQKSALRTTPLFNLQNDAWKADRETWFNAGKTWCGGHIKGIEDKLGYLKRMGITALWLNPIFEQLPQSGSYHGYGTFNFLNIDPRYGSREDLKELVEAAHDKGIRIILDIILNHAGDIFAYKGGDRYYYYQGQVWPVEGYRKDGGGYLDMASSHESEWPTSAVWPIEFQDQKIWTRKGEIRSWDAFPEYIEGDFCELKEIEHGSAIKDPAMAWDLKKRIDSFQGAPGFNYLCDIYKFWIGYADIDGYRIDTVKHMEPGAVRIFANVIHEYAQSLGKENFYLIGEVTGGRSNAFNIINYTGLDAALGINDIPDKLENLAKGKRSPGNPETLDQEGYFDLFRNSLQDDKNTHQWYAKHVVTMFDDHDQVGVDHKYRFCGDSMESYQLLRPALGLNLTSIGIPCLYYGTEQGFNGADQRKDDKNFSDVFLRECMFGGNFGSLQSTGKHFFNETHEIFAFIQRVCAIRGKKENIALRRGRQFLRQVSHTGVDFFYPQPINNELKWVVAWSRIFSEQEFVCGINTDPNKDISVWITIDSAIHEGNTALTCLYSTDAGQIGRQMPIHAKNGLAVHIKVPRAGFFILK
- a CDS encoding FAD-dependent oxidoreductase; translation: MNQKFFKVLILGTFILGVILFFSLDLHRHLTFEALKSQQAAMEHVYVENTTLTIFIYAAVYIVITALSLPGAVVMTLAGGAVFGLWTGTIIVSFASTIGATLAFLASRFLLRAYIQDRFSDRLKKINEGIETDGPFYLFTLRLVPVFPFFVINLLMGLTPIKTGIFYIVSQLGMLPGTLAYINAGTRLSQVESASGILSFPLLASFAILGLFPWMARAFTGFLKNRRVMAKFSKPSKFDYNLVVIGAGSAGLVTSYIAAAVKAGVALVEKDKMGGDCLNTGCVPSKALLRSAKMLSYAKRAKEFGFEHTHIDFHFKTVMERVEQIIKKIEPHDSVERYTQLGVDCIRGEAHIISPYKIEVNGKVITTRSIVVATGARPMVPAIPGLDQVQYLTSDTVWSLRDLPQRLVVLGGGPIGCEISQAFARLGAQVTLVGRAVRIMGREDDDVSDFIQETFIQEGIRVLTGHTTKEIRVDNDEKKLICTRNSDGQEVPVRFDALLIALGRVANSQGFGLEKLGVALNPNGTIKTNKWLQTTMPNIYAAGDVAGPYQFTHVAAHQAWYASVNALFGSFKKFTADYRVIPWCTFTDPEVARVGMNEKDCLAAHIPYEMTRYGIDDLDRAIADSEARGFVKVLTVPQKDKILGVTIVGSHAGDLIHEFILAMKYNIGLNKILGTIHIYPTLAESGRFAAGVWKRSRMPKTAIGIVERFLAWQRK
- a CDS encoding TIGR04282 family arsenosugar biosynthesis glycosyltransferase, which produces MDTDRYHRGQPCVKMTKNNAVIIFIRSPEKGRVKTRLAKGVGDTAALALYRCFVMDILDMVRSTPWALRVYYYPENAIHHIRDWLGEDLDLFPQKGTTLGKKMENALADTFTAGYERAVLIGSDLPDLPSQILDTAFKALEQCSAAIGPSHDGGYYLIGFTAKGFTPRIFHGIPWGTDQVFDLTLNRCKDHHVSHCTLPVWRDIDTQKDLAFLNLDPVGKTAVHTTNYLLKQGVKF